In Deltaproteobacteria bacterium, the sequence GAATCATCAGCACGATTGGTTGATTGGCGACGATCGAGCTTTCGTTTTGCAAATCGTTGTGTAGGCCAAGACCTCTTGCGGCCAGATGTTCGCGGATGATCGCCATTGCCAGATTCGAGCCGTCTTTGCCGCCGAACTCCTTGGGCAAACCAAACCGATAGTGACCAGCTTTATCGGCACGGCGGCGCATCTCTGCGAGTAGTTCTTCCCACTCTTTGCGTGGCAGACCGCCGTGGTCAAAATCCGTACGCGCCCATTCGCGGCGGTGGTCAAAGAAACGGATGTTATCGTTCTCTTGTTCCAGTGGTTTGATCTCGCGCTCGATGAAGGCATCGAGTTGAGCAAGATAGGCGGTAATCTCAGCGGGAATTGTAAAATCCATAGTTCGCTTCCTCTATCGGGACGGTCCGAGGACGTCAACGGAGGAGGGGGATAATGAAAAATGAAGAATTAAAAACTAAAAATGGAGATAGTTGTTTGGTCTTGCATTTTTAATTTTGCATTTTTCATGCTTAATTTCTTCCTTGGGGTTGACAACTTTGCGCTTGCGTTTTCTATAGTGCAAAGGATCGATTGCACGAGGAGAGCATATGGATATCAAAGCCGCAGTTTGTCGAGAGCTACATAAACCCTTAGCCATTGAAACGGTCGATATCGATGCACCTGCGCCGTTTGAAGTGTTGGTCAGAACGGTAGCGAGCGGTGTGTGTCACAGCGACTTACATGCGCTACATGGAACGATTGGCGCGCGTGTTCCTGGTATTTTCGGGCATGAACCGGCTGGCATCATCGAAGCAGTCGGCAGTGCTGTGACCACGGTTAAGCCTGGGGATCATGTCATTGCCTGTACTTCGATGTATTGCGGCAACTGCACGCAATGTTTGTCAGGCTGGACACACTTGTGTACCAATCGTGCAGCATGTTTGCGACCGAAAGGATCAAAGCCGCGCTTGTCGAAAGGCGGAGAGACGATTGCGCAATTTGCGGATCTCGCTTCGTTCGCTGAAAAGATGTTGGTCCATGAGCGCAACGTGGTGAAGATTTCCGAAGATATTCCTCTTGATCGTGCGGCGTTGGTTGGTTGTGCTGTCACAACTGGTGTAGGTGCGGCGCTCAATACTGCGCAAGTGACACCGGGATCATCGGTTGCGGTGTTTGGCGCCGGTGGCGTGGGGATCTCCGTCATTCAAGGCGCACGTATCGCTGGCGCGCGGCAAATCATTGCCGTTGATCTGCTTGATCATAAGCTTGAAGTCGCGAAGAAATTTGGCGCGACTGAAACCCTCAACGGTAAGTCTGGCGATGTGGTCAAAGAGTTGAAACGACTGAGCGGTGGTGGGGTCGATTTCGCTTTTGATGCGATTGGTAACAAGCAAGTCACCGAGCAATGTTTTTATGCATTAGCGCCGCGTGGTTTGGCAATGATCGTTGGTGTGTTGCCTCCGGGAGAGAAGCTCGAACTCAATCCCGGCCACTTCTTTGTCGAGAAACGCATTCAAGGAAGCTTCATGGGTTCGAATCGCTTCCATCTCGATATGCCGCGTTATCTTGAACTGTATCGTCAAGGGAAGTTAAACCTTGATGATATGATTAGTCGTCGCGGGCGACTCGAAGATGTGAACGAAGCATTTCGGGCGATGGCTGCCGGAGAAGTGACACGAACGGTGTTGATGTTTGATTAGGTGAGCTCGTGAGATACCCCGGCTGGCGTGGCTGGCTGGGGATTAAAACTATGCGTTTACCTAATACCTGTTATGTCAAGAAGAGGAAACGGCAATGTCAAAGAGAAAGATTAAACTGTTGGACACTGTCGCACTGCTGGAGGACTTACCGGAGCGTAATCTCAAGCGTGGCGAAGTCGGAACAGTAGTGGAGATCCTCGCACCAGAAGTGTACGAAGTCGAGTTTTGTGATGACGAAGGGCAGACCTATGCGGAACTAGCGTTGCGCAGGGATCAGCTCATTGCACTCCATAACCAAGGAGAAGCATTAATAGTTGTGGCTTAGTGTCTATATCACGTGAGATCAAACCTCGGTGCTCCTACGCGTAACGATGAGACTTCATTCAGTGGGAGCACAACGAGGATATTCCATTCCTATAAACACAACTCCGCCAGCATCCGCAACGCCTCTGGTTGTGACGTGCCGATGAGCAGGCTAGTGGCAGCAGAGGCCTTCCAGGCTTGTAAGCGTTCGGCGATGCGTTCT encodes:
- a CDS encoding DUF4926 domain-containing protein, producing the protein MSKRKIKLLDTVALLEDLPERNLKRGEVGTVVEILAPEVYEVEFCDDEGQTYAELALRRDQLIALHNQGEALIVVA
- a CDS encoding Zn-dependent alcohol dehydrogenase, whose protein sequence is MKAAVCRELHKPLAIETVDIDAPAPFEVLVRTVASGVCHSDLHALHGTIGARVPGIFGHEPAGIIEAVGSAVTTVKPGDHVIACTSMYCGNCTQCLSGWTHLCTNRAACLRPKGSKPRLSKGGETIAQFADLASFAEKMLVHERNVVKISEDIPLDRAALVGCAVTTGVGAALNTAQVTPGSSVAVFGAGGVGISVIQGARIAGARQIIAVDLLDHKLEVAKKFGATETLNGKSGDVVKELKRLSGGGVDFAFDAIGNKQVTEQCFYALAPRGLAMIVGVLPPGEKLELNPGHFFVEKRIQGSFMGSNRFHLDMPRYLELYRQGKLNLDDMISRRGRLEDVNEAFRAMAAGEVTRTVLMFD